In the Helianthus annuus cultivar XRQ/B chromosome 11, HanXRQr2.0-SUNRISE, whole genome shotgun sequence genome, one interval contains:
- the LOC110930803 gene encoding PHD finger protein ING2, with translation MAIARTGVFVDDYLEYANTLPAELQRLLNTIRELDDRSQSMINQTRQQTKNCLDMASQNFNYKINHEDADMDFEKTKREIEANQDNALNLCTEKVLLARQAYELIDSHLKRLDEDLHNFAEDLKQEGKLPADEPAILPPLPLVPKNEKRKLPYITPYSKKVDYRDREWDHRDRDFELMPPPGGFKRDYATPLEIEQPIDPNEPTYCVCHQVSYGDMIACDNENCQGGEWFHYSCVGLTPETRFKGKWYCPTCRQLPL, from the exons ATGGCGATCGCGAGAACCGGAGTTTTCGTTGACGATTACTTGGAGT ATGCAAACACATTACCAGCAGAGTTGCAGAGGCTTCTCAACACCATACGAGAACTCGATGATCGATCTCAAT CAATGATAAATCAAACAAGGCAGCAGACAAAGAACTGCTTAGATATGGCTTCACAAAACTTCAATTATAAAATCAATCATGAAGATGCTGACATGGATTTTGAGAAGACGAAGAGAGAGATCGAAGCAAATCAAGATAATGCGTTAAACCTGTGTACTGAGAAGGTCCTTCTTGCACGCCAAGCTTATGAACTT ATAGACAGTCATCTAAAACGTCTCGACGAGGATCTGCACAACTTTGCTGAGGATTTGAAACAAG AGGGGAAATTACCAGCTGATGAACCTGCAATACTTCCACCGTTACCTTTAGTTCCTAAAAACGAGAAGCGGAAGTTACCGTATATAACACCTTATTCTAAGAAAGTTGATTACAGGGATAGGGAGTGGGATCACCGGGATAGGGATTTTGAGCTCATGCCGCCACCTGGCGGTTTCAAACGGGATTATGCGACCCCTCTGGAGATCGAACAACCAATTGATCCAAACGAACCAACCTACTGTGTTTGTCATCAGGTTTCATACGGTGATATGATTGCATGTGACAATGAGAAT TGTCAAGGCGGGGAATGGTTTCATTACTCGTGTGTCGGGCTGACACCGGAGACGAGGTTCAAGGGAAAATGGTATTGTCCAACCTGCAGGCAACTTCCACTTTAA